GGGGAGGCGAGCCGCATCCTCGCCGCCGCCGGCGTCGCCGACCGGCTCGGCCCGGTGGTCGAGTCGTCGGGCGAGTACACGTTCAAGAACGGCTTCGGCCGGACCCTGCTGCACGTCAAGGTGACCGGCGACGGCCCGATGGGCTGGCCCGACTCGGTCTCCTTCTACCAGCCCGGGCTGGAGGCGCTGCTCGCCGAGCGGGGAGCGGAACTGCCGGGCGTGACGGTGCTGCGCCCGTACCAGGTGACCGGCCTGGTGGAGCACGACGACCGGGTCGAGGTCACCATCGCCGGGCCGGAGGGCGAGGAGGTCCACGCGGCCCGCTGGGTCGTCGGCTGCGACGGGGCCAACAGCTTCGTCCGGGAACACCTGGGCAGCGGCGTCACCGACCTCGGCTTCACGTACGACTGGCTGGTCTGCGACGTGGTGCCGCACGAGGCGCGCGAGTTCAAGCCGAACAACCTCCAGGTCTGCGACCCGGCGCGCCCCCGCACGGCCGTGTCGGCCGGTCCGGGGCACCGGCGCTGGGAGTTCATGCGGGTGCCGGGGGAGAGCCGGGAGGAGTTCGAGACCGTCGAGAGCGTGTGGCGGCTGCTCGGCCTCTTCGACATCACGCCCGACAACGCGACCCTGGAGCGGTACGGCGTCTACACCACCCAGGCGTGCTCGGCCGACCGTTGGCGCTCCGGCCGGATCCTGATCGCCGGCGACGCGGCGCACGTGATGCCGCCGTTCATGGGCCAGGGCATGAGCTCGGGTTTCCGGGACGCCATCAACCTCGCCTGGAAGCTCGACCTGGTGCACCGCGGCCTGGCCGACGAGGCGCTGCTGGACACCTACCAGGAGGAGCGCTGCGCGCACGTGCAGCACGCCATCCGGATGTCCATGGACTCGGGCACGGTGATCTGCGAGACCGACCGCACCGCCGCGGCCGGCCGGGACGCCGTCATGCTCGCCGAACTACGCCGGCGCACCTCCCGGCCGCGCACCCGTTCCCTGCTGGAGCCCCTGGCCGGCGGGGTCCTGCACGGCCGTACGGCCGACGCCCCCGGCACCGGCGCGGGCATGCCGATGCCGCAGGGGCGCGTCGAGGTCGACGGTCGCGCCGGGCTCTTCGACGAGGTCGTCGGCACCGGCTTCGTCCTGGTCTGCGCCGAGGACCCCGACGGCCTGCTCGACGCGGAGGCCCGGGCCTTCCTGGACTCGCTCGGCGCCCGGGTCGTCCGGGTCGTCCCCGCCGGCGCGCCCGCCCCCGGGCCCGGCGCCACGCCGACCGCCTTCGACCTCGACGACGTGTACCTGTCCCACCTCAAGCGGTACGACGCAGTGGCGGTGCTCGTCCGGCCCGACTTCTACGTCTTCGGCACGGCCGCCGACCCGGCCGGTGTGCCCGCGCTCGTCGAGGACCTGCGTCAGCAGGTCCGGCGCGGCTGATCGGCATCCATCCACCGGAAGGAACCCACATGTTCGAGAACCTGAAGATCGCCGGCCGGGCGATCCGCACGGTCTTCACCGCCGACCCCATCACCCGGGTCCGGCGCTTCTACGAGATCCAGTCGCCCGACGTGGAGTTCGCGGCCCGCCGTACCCACTACATGAACGTGGGCTACTGGGAGGACGGGGTCACGGACCTCGACACGGCCGCCGAGGCGCTGGCCGACAAGCTGGCCGACGCCGCCGGGCTCAAGCCGGACGACACCGTGCTCGACGTGGGCTTCGGCTACGCCGACCAGGACTTCAAGTGGCTGCGCGAGCGCCGGGTCGCCAAGGTGTACGGCCTGAACATCACCCCGCACCACGTCGAGGCGGCGCAGCGGCGGGCGCAGGAGGAGGGGCTCGCGGACCGGACCGACTTCCGGCTGGGCAGCGCCACCGAGCTGCCCTTCGAGGACAACACCTTCGACCGGGTCGTCGCCCTGGAGTCGGCCTTCCACTTCTACCCGCGCAGCGCGTTCTTCGCCGAGGCGCTGCGGGTGCTCCGCCCGGGTGGCGTGCTGGCCACGGCCGACATCATCCCGGTCAGCGGGGACGTCGTGCGGGCGGCCATCCAGTCCGGCCCGCTGAGCTTCGTCAAGTTCAGCATCCCGAAGGAGAACTGGCACGACCGGGACACGTACCGGCAGGAGCTGGTCGAGGCCGGCTTCGCCAACCCGGAGGTGCACTCCATCAAGGACCGCACCTGGGAGGGCTGGCGGGCGTACATGGCGGGACGGACCAACGACCCCGAGTTCCGCGCCGTCGTCAAGCCCGCCGTGCGCAAGAGCATGGCCGCGCACTGGAAGAACCAGGACCTCATGAAGCGCGAGATGGCGCAGCTCGACTACGTGATCGCGGTCGGCCACAAGCGGTGACGCCCCGCACGGACGAGGGGCCCGCCGACCGGTCGCGACACCGGTGGACGGGCCCCTCGGCCGTGGAGATCAGATGGCCGACGCCCCGGTCAGGGCCGTCGAGATGGCCCGCAGGACCGCCGGCTGGTGCTCGGCCAGGAAGAAGTGCCCGCCCGGGTAGACCTTGAGGTCGAACGGCCCGGTGGTGTGGGTCGACCAGGCCTTGGCCTCCTCGACCGTCGTCTTCGGGTCGTCGTCGCCGGTGAAGGCGGTGATCGGGCAGCTCAGCGGCGGACCCGGCCGGTAGGTGTAGGTCTCCGCGGCCCGGTAGTCGCTGCGGATCGCCGGCAGCGCGGCCCGCAGCATCTCCGGGTCCCCGAGGACGGCGGAGTTGGTGCCGCTCAGCTTCCGGACGTCGGCCAGCAGGCCCTCGTCGTCGAGCAGGTGCACCGTCTCGTGCCGCGCCTGGGACGGCGCCCGGCGTCCGGACGCGAACAGGTGCGCCGCCGC
The nucleotide sequence above comes from Micromonospora sp. M71_S20. Encoded proteins:
- a CDS encoding bifunctional 3-(3-hydroxy-phenyl)propionate/3-hydroxycinnamic acid hydroxylase, translating into MLMTDVLIVGYGPVGEMLTILLAQRGLTVTAVERWATPYNFPRAVSYDGEASRILAAAGVADRLGPVVESSGEYTFKNGFGRTLLHVKVTGDGPMGWPDSVSFYQPGLEALLAERGAELPGVTVLRPYQVTGLVEHDDRVEVTIAGPEGEEVHAARWVVGCDGANSFVREHLGSGVTDLGFTYDWLVCDVVPHEAREFKPNNLQVCDPARPRTAVSAGPGHRRWEFMRVPGESREEFETVESVWRLLGLFDITPDNATLERYGVYTTQACSADRWRSGRILIAGDAAHVMPPFMGQGMSSGFRDAINLAWKLDLVHRGLADEALLDTYQEERCAHVQHAIRMSMDSGTVICETDRTAAAGRDAVMLAELRRRTSRPRTRSLLEPLAGGVLHGRTADAPGTGAGMPMPQGRVEVDGRAGLFDEVVGTGFVLVCAEDPDGLLDAEARAFLDSLGARVVRVVPAGAPAPGPGATPTAFDLDDVYLSHLKRYDAVAVLVRPDFYVFGTAADPAGVPALVEDLRQQVRRG
- a CDS encoding cyclopropane-fatty-acyl-phospholipid synthase family protein, whose amino-acid sequence is MFENLKIAGRAIRTVFTADPITRVRRFYEIQSPDVEFAARRTHYMNVGYWEDGVTDLDTAAEALADKLADAAGLKPDDTVLDVGFGYADQDFKWLRERRVAKVYGLNITPHHVEAAQRRAQEEGLADRTDFRLGSATELPFEDNTFDRVVALESAFHFYPRSAFFAEALRVLRPGGVLATADIIPVSGDVVRAAIQSGPLSFVKFSIPKENWHDRDTYRQELVEAGFANPEVHSIKDRTWEGWRAYMAGRTNDPEFRAVVKPAVRKSMAAHWKNQDLMKREMAQLDYVIAVGHKR
- a CDS encoding thioesterase II family protein, giving the protein MTTPDTDNGLWVRRFHPAPGGARRLVCLPHAGGSASFYFPVSRSLSPAVEVLSIQYPGRQDRRHEKCIGDIHQLAREVHTVLRPWLDEPVAIFGHSMGASVGFELARLIEQDGGAAAHLFASGRRAPSQARHETVHLLDDEGLLADVRKLSGTNSAVLGDPEMLRAALPAIRSDYRAAETYTYRPGPPLSCPITAFTGDDDPKTTVEEAKAWSTHTTGPFDLKVYPGGHFFLAEHQPAVLRAISTALTGASAI